One Falsihalocynthiibacter arcticus DNA segment encodes these proteins:
- a CDS encoding helix-turn-helix domain-containing protein — MDPNQTSIVRIARENGEEALGEPLNLGNRVRELRKSRNWTLEQAAKQAGLARSTLSKIENGQMSPTYEALKKLAEGLEISVPQLFTAPSKAQVNGRMAVTKAGSGEAHLTATYEHELLAGTLTQKKMLPYRAQIRARSIEEFDGWVRHDGEEFLYVITGVVKLYTEFYEPVELRRGDSAYYDGTMGHNVISVSPEDAAILWVTSLT, encoded by the coding sequence ATGGACCCAAACCAAACAAGCATCGTGCGGATTGCCCGCGAAAATGGCGAAGAAGCGCTCGGCGAGCCGCTCAACCTTGGTAATAGAGTGCGCGAGTTGCGCAAATCTCGCAACTGGACGTTGGAACAGGCGGCCAAACAGGCGGGCCTTGCGCGTTCAACCCTTTCGAAAATCGAAAACGGGCAAATGTCGCCAACCTATGAGGCGCTCAAAAAACTGGCAGAAGGTTTGGAGATTTCGGTGCCGCAACTGTTTACCGCCCCTTCAAAGGCGCAAGTGAACGGGCGGATGGCGGTAACAAAAGCGGGCAGTGGCGAGGCGCATTTGACCGCTACTTATGAGCATGAACTGCTCGCGGGGACCCTGACCCAGAAGAAAATGCTGCCCTATCGGGCCCAAATCCGCGCCCGCAGTATCGAGGAATTTGACGGCTGGGTGCGCCATGATGGCGAGGAGTTTCTCTATGTGATTACGGGGGTGGTGAAGCTCTATACCGAGTTTTACGAACCTGTTGAATTACGTCGCGGAGACAGTGCGTATTACGACGGAACAATGGGCCATAATGTAATTTCGGTCTCGCCGGAGGACGCCGCCATCCTTTGGGTCACCTCGCTCACCTAA
- a CDS encoding DsbA family oxidoreductase, whose protein sequence is MVRLDIISDPICPWCYVGKANLDRALTENPNHPFSIEWHPYQLNPDMPLEGMDRRAYLEGKFGGKEGAVTAYAPLVKAAEAAGLTLNLEGIKTTPNTINAHRLIHWAGLEDRQIVVVSALFKAYFVEGRNIGDTDVLADIADSVGMDAAVVRRLLEGDQDIQDIQDRDKHSREMGVTGVPCFIVAGQHAVPGAQPPEVWAKVIADINAQSAQEAKD, encoded by the coding sequence ATGGTCCGTCTTGATATTATTTCCGACCCTATTTGTCCTTGGTGCTATGTCGGCAAAGCTAACCTCGACCGCGCGTTAACTGAAAACCCAAATCATCCGTTCTCCATCGAATGGCATCCATATCAGCTCAATCCGGATATGCCGCTTGAGGGCATGGATCGGCGTGCGTATCTAGAGGGTAAATTCGGCGGTAAAGAAGGCGCGGTGACGGCCTATGCGCCGCTTGTAAAAGCCGCCGAAGCGGCTGGCTTGACGCTCAATCTTGAGGGCATCAAAACGACACCCAATACCATCAACGCGCACCGTCTTATTCACTGGGCTGGTCTTGAAGATCGTCAAATCGTAGTGGTTTCCGCGCTTTTCAAAGCGTATTTCGTTGAGGGCCGCAATATTGGCGACACGGATGTCCTCGCGGATATCGCGGATTCCGTTGGCATGGATGCTGCCGTTGTGCGCCGTTTGTTAGAAGGTGATCAAGACATCCAAGACATCCAAGACCGCGACAAACACAGCCGCGAAATGGGCGTCACCGGCGTGCCTTGCTTTATTGTAGCAGGGCAACACGCCGTTCCCGGAGCGCAACCGCCAGAAGTCTGGGCCAAGGTCATCGCCGACATCAACGCACAGTCCGCCCAAGAGGCCAAAGACTAG